In a genomic window of Thermostichus vulcanus str. 'Rupite':
- a CDS encoding transposase, protein MKDARRVYTDVVKTIQNHLQGICQYFANRVTSGIMEGINNRIKVIKRQGYGFTNMTNFRARLLAAFWP, encoded by the coding sequence ATGAAAGATGCTCGGAGAGTCTACACCGATGTGGTGAAAACAATCCAGAATCATCTTCAGGGAATCTGTCAGTATTTTGCCAATCGTGTGACCAGTGGCATTATGGAGGGAATCAACAACCGGATCAAGGTAATCAAGCGACAAGGGTATGGGTTTACCAACATGACTAACTTCAGAGCTAGATTATTAGCAGCTTTCTGGCCTTAG